In the Azospirillum formosense genome, one interval contains:
- a CDS encoding ABC transporter permease, translated as MTWRLPWRLARRLPGLLILAGAAVLASFLASHALPGDPVMLMVDGRAADPEMIRRLREDAGLDQPLAVQFLSYALDLLRGDLGQSLRYGGVPVTALLGEALPVTLELMAGAAALALPCGLALGLAAADVRRAWPGTALMVGSVLALSVPPLALATWLMLAGSGTAPWAVAALALPAAAMIARLTRTQVMEVLGRDFVRTARAKGLGRAAVLLRHALPNALVPLTAAVGSVAGTILTTTAAVESVFALPGIGRLTVQAVLARDHTVAGAAVLVFVLLQIAISLSAELLIGLADPRLRDDDEPP; from the coding sequence TTGACTTGGCGATTGCCCTGGCGGCTGGCCCGGCGCCTTCCGGGGCTGCTGATTCTGGCCGGAGCCGCCGTGCTGGCGAGCTTTCTCGCCTCCCACGCGCTTCCCGGCGACCCGGTGATGCTGATGGTCGATGGGCGGGCCGCCGACCCGGAGATGATCCGCCGGCTGCGGGAAGACGCCGGGCTGGACCAGCCTCTGGCCGTTCAATTCCTGTCCTACGCGCTGGACCTGCTGCGGGGTGACCTTGGCCAATCGCTGCGCTACGGCGGCGTTCCGGTGACGGCGCTGCTGGGCGAGGCCCTGCCGGTGACGCTGGAGCTGATGGCCGGCGCGGCGGCGCTCGCCCTGCCCTGCGGCCTCGCGCTGGGCCTCGCCGCCGCCGACGTCCGGCGGGCGTGGCCGGGCACCGCCCTGATGGTCGGGTCGGTGCTGGCCCTGTCGGTGCCGCCGCTGGCTCTGGCGACGTGGCTGATGCTGGCGGGGTCCGGCACGGCGCCCTGGGCGGTGGCGGCGCTCGCCCTGCCGGCGGCGGCGATGATCGCCCGCCTGACGCGGACCCAGGTGATGGAGGTGCTGGGACGCGACTTCGTCCGCACCGCCCGGGCCAAGGGGCTGGGGCGGGCCGCCGTCCTGCTGCGCCACGCCCTGCCCAACGCCCTGGTGCCGCTGACCGCGGCGGTCGGATCGGTGGCCGGAACGATCCTCACCACCACGGCGGCGGTGGAGAGCGTCTTCGCCCTGCCGGGGATCGGGCGGCTGACCGTCCAGGCGGTGCTGGCCCGCGACCACACGGTGGCCGGGGCCGCCGTCCTGGTCTTCGTCCTGCTGCAGATCGCCATCAGCCTGTCCGCCGAGCTGCTGATCGGCCTCGCCGATCCGCGGCTGCGCGACGATGACGAGCCGCCGTGA